One window of the Pseudoxanthomonas sp. CF385 genome contains the following:
- a CDS encoding DUF1415 domain-containing protein, protein MTDTPDVPGDASDPIDATRRWVERAVIGLNLCPFAKAVYVKQQVRLVLSDASTPEALLEELAEELVLLRDTNPEQVDTTLIVHPDVLTDFLDYNDFLDNADAAVEALDLQGVIQVASFHPDYQFAGTMPDDISNYTNRSPYPTLHLLREASIDRAVEAFPDPDIIVERNVKTLDALGHAGWTKLFAD, encoded by the coding sequence GTGACTGATACGCCTGACGTTCCGGGCGACGCAAGCGACCCCATCGACGCCACGCGTCGCTGGGTGGAACGCGCGGTGATCGGCCTGAACCTGTGCCCGTTCGCCAAGGCGGTGTACGTCAAGCAGCAGGTGCGCCTCGTGCTGAGCGACGCCAGCACCCCGGAGGCCCTGCTCGAGGAACTGGCCGAGGAACTGGTGTTGCTGCGCGACACCAATCCCGAGCAGGTCGACACCACGCTGATCGTGCACCCGGACGTGCTGACGGACTTCCTCGACTACAACGACTTTCTCGACAACGCCGACGCCGCGGTCGAGGCGCTGGACCTGCAGGGCGTCATCCAGGTGGCCAGCTTCCACCCCGACTACCAGTTCGCCGGCACCATGCCCGACGACATCAGCAACTACACCAACCGTTCGCCCTACCCCACCCTGCACCTGCTGCGCGAAGCGAGCATCGACCGCGCGGTGGAGGCCTTCCCGGATCCGGACATCATCGTCGAGCGCAACGTGAAGACGCTGGATGCGCTGGGGCATGCGGGGTGGACGAAGCTGTTCGCGGACTGA
- a CDS encoding TonB-dependent receptor has product MQHTKHPMRYALSAAIALALSPALASAQEAAPVAPAEQEAKTLDAVVVSGTAKFKGLRKRDASFSISTATPEQIQETAPTSTADLLKIVPGVWAEASGGGTGANVFVRGMPSEGDAPFFTLQLDGSPIFPPPTLSFLENTTLFRIDDTIARVEGLRGGPSPIYSNGQPGVTVNFIQKKGEDTPEGLVRLTVGTDDLRRLDFYSGGPLGTDTGWYYSVGGFYRETDGVRETGFPVEKGGQLSATLTKRWAEGEFNLYARHTDDKNTFYTAVPLVSRNNGEDISNFPGLDATTGTLVGDDFRRVTLPTGVGNQTMTRDLADGRGVDIDVFGGSLDWYVGNWTISDKFNYLKGYAPTYALFTGANPQTLSSYITDTYGAGVTGTGTFVNGGGAVDPNQQVLTAGFWVVEKEISSFTNDLRFSIDLTERNALTFGVYYADYSSKDRWWLGNNMLLTAQDNARRVNLALSNGQVATRDGFVGTAFYNIRGDYDGQNTAFFIADEWTVNDRIRLDAGVRYERQEVNGTVWDPITVDLDGNPNTLYDNTTSVSTTPRSIDQNDSDVSWTAGLNYTLNDSVSLFGRVNSGFTFPQFDNLRDGANNKTEIDQYELGLKAGGETYEMYLTAFYNDFTGLRYQAFDNNGNNVVIIGDSKARGLEFEGAWRPAGGFELAWNATWLRAKYGDFATYDGNQVVRQPKFRARLTPSYYWSLPWGDLKVFTTYTHVGDRYSDPANGQVLPKYDTWDVGASAHMGDHWEFTFSGRNVTDEIALTEGNARVLGNATSGGVFMGRPLEGTSYQASVAYRW; this is encoded by the coding sequence ATGCAACACACCAAGCACCCGATGCGCTACGCCCTGTCGGCCGCCATCGCGCTGGCGCTATCGCCGGCCCTGGCGAGCGCACAGGAAGCCGCACCCGTGGCGCCGGCCGAGCAGGAGGCCAAGACGCTGGACGCCGTGGTCGTCAGCGGCACGGCCAAGTTCAAGGGCCTGCGCAAGCGCGACGCCAGCTTCTCGATCAGCACCGCCACGCCGGAACAGATCCAGGAAACCGCGCCGACCAGCACCGCCGACCTGCTGAAGATCGTGCCCGGCGTCTGGGCCGAGGCCAGCGGCGGCGGCACCGGCGCCAATGTCTTCGTGCGCGGCATGCCCTCCGAGGGCGACGCGCCGTTCTTCACCCTGCAGCTGGACGGTTCGCCGATCTTCCCGCCGCCGACGCTGTCGTTCCTCGAGAACACCACGCTGTTCCGCATCGACGACACCATCGCGCGCGTCGAAGGCCTGCGCGGCGGCCCCAGCCCGATCTACTCGAACGGCCAGCCCGGCGTCACCGTCAACTTCATCCAGAAGAAGGGCGAGGACACGCCTGAAGGCCTGGTCCGGCTGACCGTGGGTACCGACGACCTGCGTCGTCTCGATTTCTACAGCGGCGGCCCGCTGGGCACCGACACCGGCTGGTACTACAGCGTGGGCGGTTTCTACCGCGAGACCGACGGCGTGCGCGAGACCGGTTTCCCGGTGGAGAAGGGCGGCCAGCTCAGCGCCACGCTGACCAAGCGCTGGGCCGAGGGCGAGTTCAACCTCTACGCGCGCCACACCGACGACAAGAACACGTTCTATACCGCAGTGCCGCTGGTATCGCGCAACAACGGCGAGGACATCTCCAACTTCCCGGGCCTGGACGCGACCACCGGCACGCTGGTGGGCGACGACTTCCGCCGCGTTACCCTGCCCACCGGCGTCGGCAACCAGACGATGACGCGCGACCTGGCCGATGGCCGTGGCGTGGACATCGACGTGTTCGGCGGTTCGCTGGACTGGTATGTCGGCAACTGGACGATCAGCGACAAGTTCAACTACCTCAAGGGCTATGCGCCGACCTATGCGCTGTTCACCGGTGCCAACCCGCAGACGCTGTCGTCCTACATCACCGACACCTACGGCGCGGGCGTCACCGGCACCGGTACCTTCGTCAACGGCGGCGGTGCCGTGGATCCGAACCAGCAAGTGCTGACCGCCGGCTTCTGGGTGGTGGAGAAGGAGATCAGTTCGTTCACCAACGATCTGCGCTTCAGCATCGACCTGACCGAGCGCAATGCGCTGACCTTCGGCGTGTACTACGCGGACTATTCGTCCAAGGACCGCTGGTGGCTGGGCAACAACATGCTGCTCACCGCGCAGGACAACGCGCGCCGGGTGAACCTGGCGCTGTCCAACGGGCAGGTCGCCACGCGCGACGGCTTCGTGGGCACGGCGTTCTACAACATCCGGGGTGACTACGACGGCCAGAACACGGCCTTCTTCATCGCCGACGAGTGGACCGTCAACGATCGCATCCGCCTGGATGCCGGCGTGCGCTACGAGCGGCAGGAAGTGAACGGCACGGTGTGGGATCCGATCACGGTCGACCTGGACGGCAACCCGAACACGCTGTACGACAACACCACCTCGGTCTCGACCACGCCGCGCAGCATCGACCAGAACGACAGCGACGTGTCCTGGACGGCCGGCCTGAACTACACGCTCAACGACAGCGTCAGCCTGTTCGGCCGCGTCAACTCGGGCTTCACGTTCCCGCAGTTCGACAACCTGCGCGACGGGGCCAACAACAAGACCGAGATCGACCAGTACGAGCTGGGCCTGAAGGCCGGCGGCGAGACGTACGAGATGTACCTCACCGCGTTCTACAACGACTTCACCGGCCTGCGGTACCAGGCGTTCGACAACAACGGCAACAACGTCGTCATCATCGGCGACTCGAAGGCGCGCGGCCTGGAGTTCGAGGGTGCATGGCGGCCGGCGGGCGGCTTCGAACTGGCGTGGAACGCGACCTGGCTGCGCGCCAAGTACGGCGACTTCGCGACCTACGACGGCAACCAGGTGGTGCGCCAGCCGAAGTTCCGCGCGCGGCTGACACCCAGCTACTACTGGTCGCTGCCGTGGGGCGACCTGAAGGTGTTCACCACCTACACGCACGTCGGCGATCGCTACTCCGATCCGGCCAACGGCCAGGTGCTGCCGAAGTACGACACCTGGGACGTCGGTGCCAGCGCGCACATGGGCGACCACTGGGAGTTCACCTTCTCGGGCCGCAACGTCACCGACGAGATCGCGCTGACCGAGGGCAACGCCCGCGTGCTCGGTAATGCGACCAGCGGCGGCGTCTTCATGGGCCGCCCGCTGGAAGGCACGTCGTACCAGGCCTCCGTCGCCTACCGCTGGTGA
- a CDS encoding HAD family phosphatase, translated as MSHVGLPFTPVAVIFDMDGLMLDSERAIIGCLAEAARERGHDLPELLWLSMVGHSEAVCRHLLDEAVGEAEREHILRRSHALYDAVVAAGVPHRPGIIEMLDLLQARGIPRAVATSTRRPLALKKLEAAGLLPRFDAICTSSDVAHPKPAPDVYLLAARSLGVAPARCLVLEDSPTGVRAALAAGMYPIQIPDLLEPDDAVRALGHTILPSLHDARALLERRLAAYPNA; from the coding sequence GTGAGTCACGTGGGCCTGCCGTTTACGCCGGTCGCGGTGATCTTCGACATGGACGGCCTGATGCTCGACAGCGAGCGCGCGATCATCGGCTGCCTGGCCGAGGCTGCACGCGAGCGCGGGCACGATCTGCCCGAGCTGCTCTGGCTGTCGATGGTCGGTCACAGCGAAGCCGTGTGCCGCCACCTGCTGGACGAGGCAGTCGGTGAAGCGGAGCGTGAACATATCCTGCGACGCTCGCACGCGCTTTACGACGCGGTCGTCGCGGCCGGCGTGCCGCACCGGCCGGGCATCATCGAGATGCTGGATCTCCTGCAGGCGCGCGGCATTCCGCGGGCGGTGGCTACCTCGACGCGCCGTCCGCTGGCGCTGAAGAAGCTGGAGGCCGCGGGCCTGCTGCCGCGCTTCGATGCCATCTGCACCAGCAGCGACGTGGCGCACCCGAAGCCCGCGCCGGACGTCTATCTGTTGGCGGCGCGCTCGCTCGGCGTCGCTCCGGCGCGTTGCCTGGTACTGGAGGATTCGCCGACCGGCGTGCGCGCCGCGCTGGCGGCCGGCATGTATCCGATCCAGATCCCCGACCTGCTGGAGCCCGACGACGCGGTCCGCGCCTTGGGCCACACCATCCTGCCGTCGCTGCACGATGCGCGCGCGTTGCTGGAGCGACGGCTGGCTGCGTACCCGAATGCCTGA
- a CDS encoding YajQ family cyclic di-GMP-binding protein, whose amino-acid sequence MPSFDVVSEVNVHELTNAVDQANRELSTRFDFKGVDAKFVLEEKLITQSAPSDFQLKQMTDILRSRLIARQIDARCLDFGDVETNLAGARQKITVQQGIEQKLAKKIVSTIKDAKLKVEAQINGDKLRVTGKKRDDLQDVIALLKKTEFELPLQFDNFRD is encoded by the coding sequence ATGCCCTCCTTCGACGTCGTTTCCGAAGTCAACGTCCACGAGCTCACCAACGCCGTGGATCAGGCCAACCGCGAACTCTCCACCCGCTTCGACTTCAAGGGCGTGGACGCAAAATTCGTGTTGGAAGAGAAGCTGATCACCCAGTCCGCGCCCAGCGATTTCCAGCTCAAGCAGATGACCGACATCCTGCGCTCGCGCCTGATCGCCCGCCAGATCGATGCCCGCTGCCTGGACTTCGGCGACGTGGAGACCAACCTCGCCGGCGCGCGCCAGAAGATCACCGTCCAGCAGGGCATCGAACAGAAGCTGGCGAAGAAGATCGTTTCGACCATCAAGGACGCCAAGCTGAAGGTGGAAGCGCAGATCAACGGCGACAAGCTGCGCGTCACCGGCAAGAAGCGCGACGACCTGCAGGACGTCATCGCCCTGCTGAAGAAGACGGAGTTCGAGCTGCCGCTGCAGTTCGACAACTTCCGTGACTGA
- the pgmB gene encoding beta-phosphoglucomutase, which produces MSVEQQQAKTTGGGAERDDGRSDPWRLTQRAFDPARAARDETLFALANGTLGVRGALEEDDSPSDGTFLSSVFEQNPIHYHERFPGFTRSTDTRVPVAEGKHIRLRLGDAPLRLRDAEWLDFERTLDLAAGALDRRLRLKTAQGHTLEIRARRVVPLAERALLAICFEVASIDYAGPLTLGSSIETGRQAVEQGDDPRIGVHGGKDLRVADEQADAEGAQLTQRTHHSGVALVCAQRHRLSPGLVFVGAEVGQGRVEQRFSATLSPGASVVIEKYVAYDDGNGRAQDGAGAVLARAQRDGFDRIAATQADAMQGFWQRAGLSVDGDPAAELALRFNLFHLLQSAGRDGINGTAAKGITGEGYEGHCFWDTEAFVLPVMAYTAPDVARAMLMYRFRTLDGARDTARAMNHPRGALYPWRTIAGRECSAHYPSGSAAYHINAAIAYGIGLYLDASDDLDFLSEAGAEILFETARIWPQAGHFNPRLGGAFCIHEVTGPDEYTTLVNNNWYTNRMAQRHLQRAIDAWRRLSADRPDALRALATRIGLDAAEVALWQRAADAMHLPVDDALGIHPQDDDFLAKPRWPFPRREGPHRPLLLDYHPLTLYRHQVCKQADVAMAMVLAGDGVDLATKRRDFDYYDAVTTHDSTLSAPVYGILASEVGQDGKAWDYFDASLRVDLDDLHGNTDHGVHMAAMAGSWLGLVQGFGGLRVVQGRLEFAPTLPAAWRGYGFNLRWRGCALRVDVDARGVRYRLDEGDALAFGHVGSEVVLKPGLDVVLPLAVPSPPKQPFPRACEALIFDLDGVLTDTAHTHYRAWKRLADEIGVPFDLQVNERLKGVDRMASLEIILERATRTYSAEEKRALAGTKNGYYVQEIASVGPQDLFDGVREVLDAARAAGLKLGLASASRNAPALLEKLGIAGCFDYIADAGRIVRAKPDPAIFLDVAAALGVPAHRCIGVEDAAAGIEAIHAAGMAAIGIGDARALRHADAVIPHINAFDLRTFVSP; this is translated from the coding sequence ATGTCGGTGGAACAGCAGCAGGCGAAAACAACAGGCGGGGGCGCGGAGCGGGACGACGGCCGGTCCGATCCGTGGCGGCTCACCCAGCGGGCCTTCGACCCCGCGCGTGCGGCGCGCGATGAAACCCTGTTCGCCCTCGCCAACGGCACGCTGGGCGTGCGCGGTGCGCTGGAGGAGGACGACAGCCCCAGCGACGGCACGTTCCTGTCGAGCGTGTTCGAACAGAATCCGATCCACTACCACGAGCGCTTCCCCGGCTTCACCCGCAGCACCGATACCCGCGTGCCGGTGGCCGAGGGCAAGCACATCCGCCTGCGCCTGGGCGATGCGCCGTTGCGCCTGCGAGACGCCGAGTGGCTCGACTTCGAGCGCACGCTCGATCTTGCCGCCGGTGCGCTGGACCGCCGCCTGCGCCTGAAGACCGCGCAGGGTCATACGCTGGAGATCCGCGCGCGGCGCGTGGTGCCGCTGGCCGAGCGCGCGCTGCTGGCGATCTGCTTCGAGGTGGCGTCCATCGATTACGCCGGCCCGCTGACGCTGGGGTCGTCGATCGAGACCGGGCGCCAGGCCGTTGAGCAGGGCGACGATCCCCGCATCGGCGTGCATGGCGGCAAGGACCTGCGGGTCGCCGACGAGCAGGCCGATGCCGAAGGTGCGCAGCTCACCCAGCGGACCCACCACAGCGGGGTCGCCCTGGTCTGCGCGCAGCGGCACCGGTTGTCGCCGGGCCTGGTGTTCGTCGGCGCGGAGGTGGGCCAGGGCCGGGTAGAGCAGCGCTTCAGCGCCACCCTGTCGCCAGGTGCGTCGGTGGTGATCGAGAAGTACGTGGCTTACGACGACGGCAACGGCCGCGCGCAGGACGGCGCGGGCGCGGTGCTGGCGCGCGCGCAGCGCGACGGCTTCGACCGCATCGCCGCGACGCAGGCCGATGCGATGCAGGGCTTCTGGCAGCGTGCCGGCCTGTCCGTCGACGGCGATCCCGCGGCCGAGTTGGCACTGCGCTTCAACCTGTTCCACCTGCTGCAATCGGCCGGCCGCGACGGCATCAACGGCACGGCGGCCAAGGGCATCACCGGCGAAGGCTACGAAGGGCACTGCTTCTGGGACACGGAAGCCTTCGTGTTGCCCGTCATGGCGTACACCGCGCCGGACGTGGCGCGGGCGATGCTGATGTACCGCTTCCGCACCCTCGACGGCGCACGCGACACCGCGCGCGCGATGAATCACCCGCGTGGCGCGCTGTACCCCTGGCGCACCATCGCCGGCCGCGAATGTTCCGCGCACTATCCCAGCGGCTCGGCGGCGTACCACATCAATGCCGCCATCGCCTACGGGATCGGGCTTTATCTCGACGCCAGCGATGATCTCGACTTCCTCAGCGAGGCTGGCGCCGAGATTCTTTTCGAGACCGCGCGCATCTGGCCGCAGGCCGGGCACTTCAATCCGCGGCTCGGCGGCGCGTTCTGCATCCACGAAGTGACCGGGCCCGACGAATACACCACGCTGGTCAACAACAACTGGTACACCAACCGGATGGCGCAGCGGCACCTGCAGCGCGCCATCGACGCGTGGCGCCGCCTGTCGGCGGACCGGCCGGACGCGCTGCGCGCGCTCGCGACGCGCATCGGGCTCGATGCCGCCGAGGTGGCGCTGTGGCAGCGGGCCGCCGATGCGATGCACCTGCCGGTCGACGATGCGCTGGGCATCCACCCGCAGGACGACGACTTCCTCGCCAAGCCGCGCTGGCCGTTCCCGCGTCGCGAAGGGCCGCACCGCCCGCTGCTGCTCGACTACCACCCGCTCACGCTGTACCGCCACCAGGTCTGCAAGCAGGCCGACGTGGCGATGGCGATGGTGCTGGCCGGCGACGGCGTGGACCTGGCGACGAAGCGGCGCGACTTCGATTACTACGACGCCGTCACCACCCACGATTCCACGCTGTCGGCGCCGGTGTACGGCATCCTCGCCAGCGAAGTCGGCCAGGACGGCAAGGCCTGGGACTACTTCGACGCGAGCCTGCGCGTGGACCTGGACGACCTGCACGGCAACACCGACCACGGCGTGCACATGGCGGCGATGGCCGGCAGCTGGCTGGGACTGGTGCAGGGCTTCGGCGGGCTGCGCGTGGTGCAAGGGCGGCTGGAGTTCGCACCGACGCTGCCGGCCGCCTGGCGCGGCTACGGCTTCAATCTGCGGTGGCGCGGTTGCGCCCTGCGCGTGGACGTCGATGCGCGCGGCGTGCGCTACCGGCTCGACGAAGGCGACGCGCTGGCCTTCGGCCACGTCGGCAGCGAGGTGGTGCTGAAGCCCGGCCTCGATGTGGTGCTGCCGCTGGCCGTGCCGTCGCCGCCCAAGCAGCCGTTCCCGCGCGCCTGTGAAGCACTGATCTTCGATCTCGACGGCGTACTGACCGATACCGCGCACACGCACTACCGCGCGTGGAAGCGCCTGGCCGACGAGATCGGCGTGCCGTTCGACCTGCAGGTCAACGAGCGCCTGAAGGGCGTAGACCGCATGGCGTCGCTGGAGATCATCCTCGAACGCGCCACGCGCACGTACTCGGCCGAGGAGAAGCGCGCGCTGGCGGGCACCAAGAACGGTTACTACGTGCAGGAGATCGCCAGCGTCGGGCCGCAGGATCTCTTCGATGGCGTGCGCGAGGTGCTGGACGCCGCGCGCGCCGCCGGCCTGAAGCTGGGCCTGGCCTCGGCCAGCCGCAATGCGCCGGCGTTGCTGGAGAAGCTCGGTATCGCCGGCTGCTTCGACTACATCGCCGACGCCGGCCGCATCGTCCGGGCCAAGCCCGATCCGGCCATCTTCCTCGACGTCGCCGCCGCTTTGGGCGTGCCGGCGCACCGCTGCATCGGCGTGGAAGACGCCGCGGCCGGCATCGAGGCCATCCATGCGGCGGGCATGGCCGCGATCGGCATCGGCGACGCGCGCGCGCTGCGCCACGCCGACGCCGTCATCCCGCACATCAACGCGTTCGACCTGAGGACATTCGTATCGCCCTGA
- a CDS encoding OmpW family outer membrane protein, producing MTSIRTLTIALASLLAVPAAFAQDTSTDTASSSSTSGKRFAVVGGAAILKPDGDPAPGLKVDGDVAPVISASWYATDNIAVELWGAADKFNHRVKADGAGKIGTVDQQPIALSGQYHFGTPDKVMRPFVGLGYYESNFSNESIGTDDAHVGLETAKGAIATAGVDFNINQTWFARADARYLKGDAGVRVAGQGTGEELTIDPWVVGVGIGARF from the coding sequence ATGACTTCGATCCGCACCCTCACGATCGCCCTTGCTTCGCTGCTGGCCGTCCCGGCGGCCTTTGCCCAGGACACCTCGACCGACACCGCGTCGTCCTCTTCGACCAGCGGCAAGCGTTTTGCCGTGGTCGGCGGCGCCGCCATCCTCAAGCCCGACGGCGACCCGGCACCGGGCCTGAAGGTCGACGGCGACGTCGCGCCCGTGATCAGCGCCAGCTGGTACGCGACCGACAACATCGCCGTCGAGCTGTGGGGCGCGGCGGACAAGTTCAACCACCGCGTGAAGGCGGATGGCGCCGGCAAGATCGGCACCGTCGACCAGCAGCCGATCGCGCTGAGCGGCCAGTACCACTTCGGCACGCCGGACAAGGTGATGCGTCCGTTCGTGGGCCTGGGCTACTACGAGTCCAACTTCAGCAACGAGAGCATCGGCACCGACGATGCCCACGTGGGCCTCGAAACCGCCAAGGGCGCCATCGCGACCGCTGGTGTGGACTTCAACATCAACCAGACCTGGTTCGCCCGCGCGGATGCCCGCTACCTGAAGGGCGACGCCGGCGTGCGCGTCGCCGGCCAGGGCACCGGTGAAGAACTGACGATCGACCCGTGGGTCGTGGGTGTGGGTATCGGCGCGCGCTTCTGA
- a CDS encoding LacI family DNA-binding transcriptional regulator: MPPAKRKSRTGRATAALPSPGDHLTMADLAKVAGVSAITVSRALRDSPLVNAETRARVREVAQQYGYAFNVSARNLKLRRSMTVAVVVEMKPTVERQMSGPYPLDLLGGITQELTSTGYSVLLTSLQGGSLPNVQAADGVILLGQGAHEDAMHAVQRWGRPMVVWGAVSRHESQVVVGSDNRRGGALAAERFIALGRSRPAFLGDPAHGEFAERLEGFSTALARHGITPIAPTVSSFTVGAGADAVHALLQAHPQVDALFAASDLLAIGAIRALIERGRRVPEDVSVIGYDDSPLGATYVPPLTSVHQNFIDAGVLLARKVRALIEGDDAVSETLPTHLVVRTT, encoded by the coding sequence ATGCCCCCTGCCAAACGCAAGAGCCGCACCGGTCGCGCCACGGCGGCGCTGCCGTCGCCCGGCGACCACCTGACGATGGCGGATCTGGCGAAAGTGGCCGGCGTATCGGCGATCACCGTCTCGCGCGCGCTGCGCGACAGCCCGCTGGTGAATGCGGAAACGCGCGCCCGCGTGCGCGAGGTGGCGCAGCAGTATGGTTACGCGTTCAACGTCAGCGCGCGCAATCTCAAACTCCGCCGGAGCATGACGGTGGCGGTGGTGGTGGAGATGAAGCCCACCGTCGAACGGCAGATGTCCGGGCCCTATCCGCTCGACCTGCTGGGCGGCATCACCCAGGAACTCACCTCCACCGGTTACAGCGTGCTGCTGACCTCGCTGCAGGGCGGCTCGCTGCCGAACGTGCAGGCGGCCGATGGCGTGATCCTGCTCGGCCAGGGTGCGCACGAAGATGCGATGCACGCCGTACAGCGCTGGGGCCGCCCGATGGTGGTCTGGGGCGCCGTGAGCCGGCACGAATCGCAGGTGGTGGTGGGCAGCGACAACCGCCGTGGCGGTGCGCTGGCGGCCGAGCGGTTCATCGCGCTGGGGCGCAGCCGCCCCGCGTTCCTCGGCGATCCCGCGCACGGCGAGTTCGCCGAGCGCCTGGAGGGGTTCAGCACGGCCCTCGCGCGGCACGGCATCACGCCGATCGCGCCGACGGTCTCCAGCTTCACGGTCGGTGCCGGCGCCGATGCGGTGCATGCGCTGCTGCAGGCGCATCCGCAGGTCGATGCCCTGTTCGCGGCCAGCGACCTGCTGGCCATCGGCGCGATCCGGGCGCTGATCGAGCGCGGCCGGCGGGTGCCGGAGGATGTCTCGGTAATCGGCTACGACGATTCCCCGCTGGGCGCGACCTACGTGCCGCCGCTGACCTCGGTGCACCAGAACTTCATCGACGCCGGCGTCCTCCTGGCCCGCAAGGTGCGCGCCCTGATCGAAGGCGACGACGCGGTCTCCGAGACCCTGCCGACCCATCTGGTCGTCCGCACGACGTAA
- a CDS encoding DUF1801 domain-containing protein codes for MASSKAKTVEEYLAELPEDRRAVIASVRALVNRHLPDGYVEAMSWGMIAWEVPLSRYPTTYNKQPLPYVALAAQKQYYALYLTVCYANSAQDVVLRNAYADAGRKLDMGKSCLRFKSTDDLLPEVIGGVIASTPVDTLIAQYEASRART; via the coding sequence ATGGCCAGCAGCAAGGCGAAGACGGTGGAGGAGTACCTCGCGGAGTTGCCGGAGGATCGCCGCGCGGTGATCGCATCGGTCCGCGCGCTGGTCAACCGGCACCTACCGGACGGCTACGTCGAGGCGATGAGCTGGGGCATGATCGCGTGGGAGGTGCCGCTGTCGCGCTATCCGACCACCTACAACAAGCAGCCCTTGCCGTACGTCGCATTGGCGGCGCAGAAGCAGTACTACGCGCTGTACCTGACCGTGTGCTACGCGAATTCCGCGCAGGACGTGGTGTTGCGCAACGCTTACGCGGACGCCGGCAGGAAGCTGGACATGGGCAAGAGCTGCCTGCGCTTCAAGTCCACGGACGACCTGTTGCCGGAGGTGATCGGCGGCGTGATCGCCTCGACGCCGGTGGACACGCTTATTGCACAATACGAAGCCAGCCGCGCACGGACGTGA
- a CDS encoding transposase — translation MSGYSELRKGRSSEAGQAYMVTFTTVDRRPLFLDPERAMDACRAMTSSRLWYRSRLLCWVLMPDHWHGVIELGALDSLSTTVQRLKSNSGRSIRLHHPESGPVWDKGFHDHALRSGPSILAAGRYIVANPLRAGLARSVADYAWWDAVWL, via the coding sequence ATGTCGGGCTATTCGGAACTGAGGAAAGGCCGCTCTTCCGAGGCGGGTCAGGCCTACATGGTGACCTTCACGACGGTGGATCGCCGACCGCTCTTCCTTGATCCGGAACGTGCCATGGATGCGTGCCGGGCGATGACCTCCTCGCGCCTGTGGTATCGCTCAAGGCTGTTGTGCTGGGTACTGATGCCGGACCATTGGCACGGCGTGATCGAGCTGGGTGCGCTGGATAGCCTGTCGACGACAGTGCAGCGATTGAAATCCAATAGTGGCCGTAGCATTCGCTTGCATCACCCCGAGTCCGGCCCCGTGTGGGACAAGGGATTCCACGATCACGCATTGCGCAGTGGACCATCGATCCTCGCGGCAGGACGCTACATCGTGGCCAATCCCTTGCGCGCCGGACTGGCGCGAAGCGTCGCCGACTATGCATGGTGGGACGCGGTCTGGCTCTGA
- a CDS encoding DMT family transporter, translating into MAAPRPSLTSAVLLMLAAVLLFALMDAGLKLLSSQYPPLQVAALRGLSSLPLVAIWVLATVPARSLLRVHWPLHLLRGVLGIAMMAGFVYGLRTMPLSTAYAITFVAPLLVTAMAGPLLKEKVGAGRWAAIGIGLVGVLVILRPTGEGMLTGGGLAILIAAICYALGAVTVRMLAQRDSTQALVFWFVVLLSLGAWLLALPAWVPLQAAHGWIIAGVGVSGSLAQVALTEAFRRGEASLIAPLEYTALVWGVILDVALWSVLPDGVTWIGAGIIVASGLYLLRREKVHVEAEHP; encoded by the coding sequence ATGGCCGCGCCCCGCCCCTCGCTCACCTCCGCCGTCCTGCTGATGCTGGCCGCGGTGCTGTTGTTCGCATTGATGGACGCGGGACTGAAGCTGCTTTCGTCGCAGTACCCGCCACTGCAGGTCGCGGCCCTGCGCGGACTGTCCTCGCTGCCGCTGGTCGCGATCTGGGTGCTGGCGACGGTGCCGGCACGTTCGCTGTTGCGCGTGCACTGGCCGCTGCACCTGCTGCGCGGCGTGCTGGGCATCGCGATGATGGCCGGGTTCGTCTACGGCCTGCGCACGATGCCGTTGTCGACGGCGTACGCCATCACCTTCGTCGCACCGCTGCTGGTGACCGCGATGGCCGGGCCGCTGTTGAAGGAGAAGGTCGGCGCCGGCCGCTGGGCCGCGATCGGCATCGGCCTGGTCGGCGTGCTGGTGATCCTGCGGCCGACCGGCGAGGGCATGCTGACCGGGGGTGGCCTGGCCATCCTCATCGCGGCGATCTGCTACGCGCTGGGCGCGGTCACCGTGCGCATGCTGGCGCAGCGCGACAGCACGCAGGCGCTGGTGTTCTGGTTCGTCGTCCTGCTCTCGCTCGGCGCGTGGCTGCTCGCGCTGCCCGCCTGGGTGCCGCTGCAGGCCGCGCACGGGTGGATCATCGCCGGCGTAGGCGTGTCGGGCTCGCTGGCGCAGGTGGCGCTGACCGAGGCCTTCCGTCGCGGCGAGGCCTCGCTGATCGCACCGCTCGAATACACGGCGCTGGTGTGGGGCGTGATCCTCGATGTCGCCCTGTGGTCGGTGCTGCCGGACGGCGTCACCTGGATCGGCGCCGGCATCATCGTCGCCAGCGGGCTGTACCTGCTGCGCCGCGAGAAGGTCCACGTGGAAGCCGAGCATCCCTGA